Below is a window of Excalfactoria chinensis isolate bCotChi1 chromosome 9, bCotChi1.hap2, whole genome shotgun sequence DNA.
AGGTGCTGTGCATGGGCTGATGCTGGTTGGTTGATGTCATGGCTCACATTCTGTCTCACCTGCACCGAAACATTTCGTAGTCAGAGTTCTTTGTGCTCAGCTTTTTAAGGCACATGCACAGCAACAGATGTAGCCCTGCTGtcaaaaatagcaaaagaatGCAGCTGTAATTATATTGGCTAGGAATGCCCTTTTGCCAGAATAGATTGCTTCATTTAGGGAACCACTTCAAGCAGTACCAATAAAAGGTTTCTTGCTGGAATAAGCTGTTTCCCGTAGATGGTTTTCCCATAATAACTGTATTTGTTTGCAtattgtgtgtgtgcatatatgtatacaaataAATATCCCTTTTAACTCTTAACTGTAGAAGTAATCAGTGTCTTGGCCTGAGCTGTGCTACAGCTGAGGCCCCCAGCTGTTGGCTGGCTGAGGTTTCTCACAAGTGAGGCTTCTTGCAGCTCACTGTTTcttctgggagctgctctgcagcctcactCAAACTGTGTCTCCAGGGTTTCTTTTTTAGCCCGAGCTACAGCTGCTGTCTCTATCAGAGCCACTGACGAGGTCCCTCAGCCACTGAGGGTTTGCCAATACTTTTAAGAGTATCTCGGCTATTGTTCTCGCTATTTACTGCAGAAGTAAGATTTTCATTTACAGAAAGACTCAGAAGTGAAGTTTTTCCAGGATTGTTTGTGATGGGGAATGGCTTATGAACGTGCTTGGTTTTTTAAGCAAGATTTCAAGGTTGGACAGATTGTTGTAAAGGAACTTTATCCCAAAAATAAAGTGAGGTCTGGATGAGTGAtggcaaacagaaagcagctgcacagctctgtgctgctttgattTCCCTACTTCACCATGCAGCTTTGTGAGGCTTTGCCTGCTTTCTCAAATACTGGCACGCTGGATCTGTGTGAATACAGgttgttgttttgatttcttaCCAATCCTGAAGATGTTCccaatgtttcttttcctttcctgccagccaatgaagaaaaagtgaattaaaaaaatgaaaccaaagaCACCCTAGAAATTCTGTGCATAACGTGCAGCTCTGTTTGAGGATCCCTGGCGTAGCTTTGAGGGTTACATACGGCTTCACTTTGTTCTCTCACTGCTTTCCACACTCAGCTCCTTGTGATTGAACTTCTACAGATTTTGTCAATTGGTTTGTTTCATTACGTCTGCTCACTGAGGATCTTCCAGCACTTGCCTAGTAATCATAGTGGAGAGCTCCCTTTCCTTGTTTCTCATTGCTTTTGTATGTTGCTGTTACAGCTCCTGGTCTCCTTTTGCCAGAATGAGTGGGGCTGCGTTCCCGTCACCGGCTGCCGAGATGGCAGAAATCAATCGCCTTCAGTATGAGATGGAGTACACCGAAGGAATCAGTCAGCGCATGAGGGTCCCAGAGAAACTCAAAGTGGCTCCTCAGAATGCTGACCTTGAGAAGAGCATCCCAGAAGGATTTCCAAATGCCAGTGTAACTATGCAGGTTCCAGAGCGGATTGTAGTGGCAGGTATGTCTGCCTCTTAATATGGTAAAGACAGGCCAAAGTTTAAATCCTCCAAATTTCTGGAACAACaggaatatatatttaaagaaaaacttaTAAATGCTTTCCAATTTTCAAACAGTTGTTGCTCATTGACTTTGGCCTAGGGAGTACCTCAAACTTAGAAAATGCTTCATGAAAAGTTCTGGTTTAACTTGTATTAGAAATAGCTAACAAATGAAACTTGCTTTTTATTAACAACAGATGTTCTTGCAGGTAATAGTGAAGACATTCCACTTTCCAGACCTCCAGACCTCGACCTTCTTCAGTCTACTCCATTCAAACCACTGGCATTGAAAACTCCTCCCCGTGTTATTTCTCTCAGTGATCGACCACTAGATTTTTTGGACCTAGAAAAACCTCCACAACAGACCCCTCAAAATGAAGAGGCTAGTACTTGTTTGGCTTTTTACATGGttgagactttttttcttctaaagcaaaatgaaataaacaaagattTGTCTGTTGTAGTGCAGATCCATCTGGTGCAAGTAAgtcaggaaaacacaaaatgtttttgtagGCACTGTAAGTTCTAACTGTGACCTTTAAGTTCTATAGCTGACAAAATGACTAGAGGTTTTAGTTTCCAGTTTTGTTATTGGGACATGTAGTGAGATGATTTAGACATAAAACTGAAAGACTTTGACAGATGATATAATACCTAGAACTAGTGGGTTTTAACAAAAGTCTAAAACCATACTTTATAGAAGCATATGGTGGTGGCATGCAGATGGATGATGTGTAATTGACATCTTACAAACTGGAAAATACTAGCGTAGTTGTGTAAACTGTAGACTTGCTCGTACCTGTGGCATTGGGTTGTATGGATAGATAACAAAAGGATGGCAGTGGGTCTCATCAACTTTTCTTCATGACAGAGGTGCTCTGGCCttatcttcatggccctcctctggacttcaGCAGCTCCAGTTTGCCTCTGAGGACTGAACTAACTTAACTCTCCAGTGCTAAGTTTTTAAATCCTTCCTGGAATTTCCTGTCCTTTATCTCCCTCGTGCTCCCCCTCTTGTGCAGGTTCGTTCAGTGGGAAGACTGAAGAGAGAACGTTCCATGAGTGAAAATGCCACTCGACAGAATGGCCAGCTGGCCAGAAATGATTCCATGTGAGTAAAGCAATGGGGTGCAGGGACACAGCTACAGCTTTACTATATAAttcttgtgttctttttctcctcgtgcccctttttatttatttttactaagtAATGTTTTTTATGTGCTGTAGTAAGTATATAATTTTGAACAATAGAAAGCcagcatttaatttttatgCTTTTGGTTCAGTGAGGgtttttcttgcagttcagAGGTGGGAGTGTCTGTGGGCACACAGTTGTTTCACGAGTTATTGTGAATTGCtgcattagattttttttcagtttctaaacTGATGTagggttttctttcctgaatttTTGGGTTATTTGATCAAAGAAATTGAGTTATTTGTATGCATGAAAACGTTCCCCATTATTGCTGTTGATATTACATAATGCTTTTAATTAATAGACAAAGAAATGTGGTTATTTTTCATGATTATGAGAGTAAGTCATTTTTCAGTGGTATTTGTATACTGCGTGGATTGGGATCTGTGAGTATGCAGCATCATCTTTTGGGACAGAAATGGCAAGTAGCATTTAGAACTGAGAACTTCATTTACTGATACCATCAGAGGTAGCAGTCCTTATGGTACTTCCTAAAGACATGCACAGCTATATATTCTGATTAGATACAATAGTCATTTGATTACTCTCAGTATATTCTGAGCAATGGCATCCTTCCACTTGGCAATAACTTTTTTTGCACTGTAACACTTAATGTTCCAGGATATGTGTGTATTGATCAAAACAATTCCTAATGTAGCTACTGTAAGAAGTGTTGCTTTAATGAAAGGATCTAAGATGTGAGTCCTCACAATGGCATTCATCTGTGTCGGACAAATGAAGACTCAGTAGCTCAGTGTCACTAAACCTCTTTAAATTTGGTTTAGGAAATAAGCACATGACCTACTTAGGGTCTACTTATTTTtagtgtaagaaagaaaaaaaaataaaaattaagtaaattgTGTCCTAGAAATGCCTGCTTTCTTGTATTTACAGCAGCGGTACCAAGAGGTACCCTATATACTATGTACCTACCTATGAGTTAACTTGTCTAAAATTGGTGAAATGTATTCAGATGCCTATCTCAggaattactgttttctttctccagatcTTTGTGGAAATACTGCTgcttatcttccttttcttaatcAGGCTTTTATACAAGTTCCTAGATTTCACGTATCTAGGTACTCAAGTCTACTGAATTTTAAGTTCATTGGACTGGCAAAATCCAATTCACATCCATAAGCTCCTGATTAGCTCAGTCTCCAGATGTTTTAGCAGCCTACTAAGTGTCCAAGTTCCCTTTGACATTGGTCATCCAGTTAAATGACATTGGTCATCCAGTTAAAATATGTTGGGCTGGATATGCTAGAACTTCGCCACAGGAATGGCCTTCAAATGCCTGTTTGATAGTTTGCATGCAGTGCGTGCGGGAATAGATAGATGGTCTTCATGTGGTGGAAGCTGCTTGTGAAAAAGCTTAGCACTATGATGTTACCAGCCCTGCTTTTTCAATCCTTGTTGGAGGAAAAACTGATGGTGCAGAACTTTTTGCGATTTCTTGCAATCATTTTATCCTTGCTCCCAACATTTGTTTACTCTCCCTCTTTAGAGAGGGCTGTGTCTACCTAGCCAGCAAGCTGGAAAGCTagcaaaagcagctctgctggatgTATCTCGTCCCTGTGAGATTTCTCATGTCTGAATTTCTTCAATCCAGAAATCAAAAATTCTCAAAACTCACCTGTGTGCTTTGCTATATGTAGAATTGCTGGTTTAAAGCTGTTATTTGCCATCATCATTGCTTAATCTATTAGCAGGCCTTCGAAGAGGCTTGGTGGTGCGATACAAACCTGATGGCCTGTAAATTTAAGAGGGATGTGATGAACGAACTAATTAACTGCTATTTTTGCACAGCTCAGTTTATCATATGCAGGAGCCAGGGAATGGTGGCACATCTGGAGATGAGTTTTCCTGTCCTGATGCTCATGTTAGCGCTTGCATATTGTTAAATCCAAGTTCTTTTAGTAAGTTTTTCCAGCCTTctggaaaaattaaataaacttgtattttttttttcttatcctctCAAGTTCATTTCTTATGACAGAAGTGATGCTGGGCCTGGTGTATAGATCATCTGTTCTGACATCACTGAGATTCCTAGgaattgctgctttttctgtccCCATTGCTGCTTTTGATTCAATGAGgtccagaaaaagaaatcactttCAGAATGTGCAGCATTCATAGCAATTCTGAGTCTGTCATTTCTGCCTCATTAACTTGTGTCAATCTGCAGGTGGAAAATGCAACTACAGACCTGGCTAGTGCACAGGAGAGTGTTCTGTCAAAGCATATTGTGACAGTACTCTGTTCAAGGTGAAATTTGGCTTTTCTGCATTTGTGTGAGCCATGCCTTTTGCACCCAAAAAGGCTTGATATCTCTTGACTCTTCTCCTTATCATTTAGGCCCATGGGACATATACTGCaagccacaaaagaaaaatataggcTTTGTGGAAAAAGTAGTGACTCTGTGAACAAAACCAATAAGATAGTGTTCTGTTTTCACTGTGGTAGCCACTTAGAGATGCTGCTGATGTGGATGTGTTCTGATAGGCAATGCAAGCAAACAGA
It encodes the following:
- the MFF gene encoding mitochondrial fission factor isoform X1; this translates as MSGAAFPSPAAEMAEINRLQYEMEYTEGISQRMRVPEKLKVAPQNADLEKSIPEGFPNASVTMQVPERIVVAGNSEDIPLSRPPDLDLLQSTPFKPLALKTPPRVISLSDRPLDFLDLEKPPQQTPQNEEVRSVGRLKRERSMSENATRQNGQLARNDSIVTPSVQQARVCPPNMLPEDGTNLYSARGILSFIQSSTRRAYQQVLDVLDENRSLDKDNRPVLRGGSAATTSSNPHHDNTRYGLSSMDTTLEGTPDDMTVVDAASLRRQIIKLNRRLQLLEEENKERAKREMIMYSITVAFWLLNSWLWFRR
- the MFF gene encoding mitochondrial fission factor isoform X4, with product MSGAAFPSPAAEMAEINRLQYEMEYTEGISQRMRVPEKLKVAPQNADLEKSIPEGFPNASVTMQVPERIVVAGNSEDIPLSRPPDLDLLQSTPFKPLALKTPPRVISLSDRPLDFLDLEKPPQQTPQNEEVRSVGRLKRERSMSENATRQNGQLARNDSIVTPSVQQARVCPPNMLPEDGTNLYSARGILSFIQSSTRRAYQQVLDVLDENRRYGLSSMDTTLEGTPDDMTVVDAASLRRQIIKLNRRLQLLEEENKERAKREMIMYSITVAFWLLNSWLWFRR
- the MFF gene encoding mitochondrial fission factor isoform X3, with translation MSGAAFPSPAAEMAEINRLQYEMEYTEGISQRMRVPEKLKVAPQNADLEKSIPEGFPNASVTMQVPERIVVAGNSEDIPLSRPPDLDLLQSTPFKPLALKTPPRVISLSDRPLDFLDLEKPPQQTPQNEEVRSVGRLKRERSMSENATRQNGQLARNDSIVTPSVQQARVCPPNMLPEDGTNLYSARGILSFIQSSTRRAYQQVLDVLDENRSLDKDNRYGLSSMDTTLEGTPDDMTVVDAASLRRQIIKLNRRLQLLEEENKERAKREMIMYSITVAFWLLNSWLWFRR
- the MFF gene encoding mitochondrial fission factor isoform X2; this translates as MSGAAFPSPAAEMAEINRLQYEMEYTEGISQRMRVPEKLKVAPQNADLEKSIPEGFPNASVTMQVPERIVVAGNSEDIPLSRPPDLDLLQSTPFKPLALKTPPRVISLSDRPLDFLDLEKPPQQTPQNEEVRSVGRLKRERSMSENATRQNGQLARNDSIVTPSVQQARVCPPNMLPEDGTNLYSARGILSFIQSSTRRAYQQVLDVLDENRRPVLRGGSAATTSSNPHHDNTRYGLSSMDTTLEGTPDDMTVVDAASLRRQIIKLNRRLQLLEEENKERAKREMIMYSITVAFWLLNSWLWFRR
- the MFF gene encoding mitochondrial fission factor isoform X5; translated protein: MSGAAFPSPAAEMAEINRLQYEMEYTEGISQRMRVPEKLKVAPQNADLEKSIPEGFPNASVTMQVPERIVVAGNSEDIPLSRPPDLDLLQSTPFKPLALKTPPRVISLSDRPLDFLDLEKPPQQTPQNEEVRSVGRLKRERSMSENATRQNGQLARNDSMPVLRGGSAATTSSNPHHDNTRYGLSSMDTTLEGTPDDMTVVDAASLRRQIIKLNRRLQLLEEENKERAKREMIMYSITVAFWLLNSWLWFRR
- the MFF gene encoding mitochondrial fission factor isoform X6, yielding MSGAAFPSPAAEMAEINRLQYEMEYTEGISQRMRVPEKLKVAPQNADLEKSIPEGFPNASVTMQVPERIVVAGNSEDIPLSRPPDLDLLQSTPFKPLALKTPPRVISLSDRPLDFLDLEKPPQQTPQNEEVRSVGRLKRERSMSENATRQNGQLARNDSMYGLSSMDTTLEGTPDDMTVVDAASLRRQIIKLNRRLQLLEEENKERAKREMIMYSITVAFWLLNSWLWFRR